From the Papaver somniferum cultivar HN1 chromosome 2, ASM357369v1, whole genome shotgun sequence genome, the window agaaagaagaagcaaAGTAATGCTACAATTATGGAGGTGAAGGCATTGCTAGTGTTGTGGCTTCGACAATTGAGCTATTCAATTGCATCCTTTAAGCAGTATTCTCTTTAATTGGGATGCGTTCTGTATTAatttgaaggctattattggggcgtaaCCATCCagtagaggggcttcacttggatatttaatgaccaaaaatctggttatggggtacttttgattcaatagcAACTGTCCAAACTACCCTTAAgttaaaattaaaacttaaaaacataaacaaaacctaatttatattcttcattcttcacatttcaattgctcttcttcttcctctcatttTTCTCTTCATCCTCTTCAACGATAATTCCATTTGAATTCATATCATCGAACAaacccatggtgtatgtaaggtaataatcgaacaaacCCGTCTTTGTTTACtcgtttttgtgcttaaaatatgttagattgaatgaaattgaagtaaaattagggttacagtAACGTTTCTGCTAGTTCTACGTCTAGGTTCAATGCTTCTTTTCTAGACGTAATTTTAGTTTATGAAGAAATCACgaccaggtttggattaattccaaccgtagaattttatttgcatgtagttttacgtccagcttccttttgattccaaccgtagaaattgaatttacgtccaggtttggattgattccaaccatacaaattggttttacgtccaggtttggattgattccaaccgtagaaattgattttacgcCCAAGTTTGGAttaaaccgtagaattttatttgcatgtagttttacgtccaggttccttttaattccaaccgtagaaattgattttacgtccaggtttggattgattccaaccgtataaattggttttacgtccaagtttggattgattccaaccgtagaaattgattttacgcccaggtttggattaaaccgtagaattttatttgcatgtagttttacgtccaggttccttttaattccaactgtagaagttgattttacgtccaggtttggattgattccaaccgtagaaattggttttacgtccaggtttacaTTGATTCCAACCTTagaaattaattaaattaaaattaactaaagagttgttcggtcattacaaaattatttgagataaaggatttttgatattacttttggATGACCCTTTTTTATCATATTAGGTGAAACCCCCTCTAAtaaaatgtgacgccccaataataaccttcattAATTTTTCCTATCTACCGTCTAtaagtgatttttttttgtatctttctaccttaaaaaagaaaaaaagatagcaGGACGGAGGACTCACATTCCCAAGTTGGCGAGTCTGGTTCCAAGAAGGAACCAACAAGTTTACAACGGTCGGATTACTCCTCTCCTACCCCTGTATATAGAAACTCCCAAACGTCTCTACAGAAACCGTACTTGatcaagaaaaaagagagaaaaccaatagtaattttttcttaattaaaaaaaaaatggcgaAGAAAATAAATGGGATCGAGGTTATAGATATTTGTTCTTCatctgatgaagaagatgaaagtcCTTTTATACCTTACAGGTCGATAAATTCTGCTATGAAAGacgaaaacaagagaaaacaaagagTAATCGATGATGATTGTTTGATTTTGGACTTCAATCCTTTTGAATCTATAGATAAACTCTCTATCAACGACGctaaggaatctgaggatgaagATCTTACTGTTGTAGCTGAAATTGGCCAGGTAAGGTTATGGAGtaggacaaaaccctaatttttgtttatttgttttgattttagtgaaattttaggtttttagggcaAATTGGAAAACCCCCTTTTTGTTTATTCATGAATCTGATTCACTGAAGAAAACCCTTTCATATATACAAGAAAGAATCTAAGTGTCTTGTCGAAGAATCGGTTTTCAGGGtttaatttagggtttatgtGCTGTATAAGTTTTCTTGGTGTAACCAAAAATGTGGTAATTTGAACTGGAAAATTGATTTACTTTGAGTAGTTAGAGGCGTTGAATCCCTAATTTCGCTAATATGATTTATTTTCCTGTTGAAGGTTGCTTGCAGAGATTATCCGCATTCTAGACATCTTTGTGTGAAGTTTCCATTCAACAAGACACCACACAGTAGCTACTGTAAGCAGGTATTAAGTTTGATATACTGTTCTAAGTACATGACTTCAATGTATCTATGAGGCTGTTATGTTTACTTGTTTAACTGCAAAGTGAATTTGCTTTAATCTCTTTTCATGTTCGTATTACTAATCAATACTTTACTGTCTGATGTCCTTTTGAGTATCAGATGTGTTTTACACTTGAATTGTTTATTTTGCAATATGTGTAGTGCTAACGAACTAGGAATCCTTCATCAGCATGGTTGTCACATACTGTCAGTAATGATGAAGTAGATTACAAATTACTAGCACCGGTAATGCTTTAGGTATTTGCATAAAATCCCAAGAGTGTGGTTAAACCACTAGCAGTATCAATTTTGTATGCTAGatagtaaaaaggaaaaaaaaatagttaacaAATTGAAATAGGGTATCGTTTACGATGTTAGTAGTAGGAAATGTGGACAAATGTGTGTCCCTACTCTCCTAGAATTGTTTGATCTTGTTAAGCATTTTTGTGAAAGAGAGTTTAACTTGAGTGGCAACTGGCTAGGATCCTCTAGTCTGTAGATGGTCTGATGTTTCGGCTGTGCTCTGTTGAAGAATTAGCTGCAGAACAGCAGAAGTAGTGTAACTAGATGAAAATGTTTAATGCTAGGTTTATTAAAGCTGATCTTGAGTAATTCATTATTATGGATCAAAGAGTGGAACTAGATGGAAATGTTTAATGCTAGTTTTGTTAAAGCTGATCTTGAGTTAACCATTATTAGGGCTCAAAGAGTGGAAGTAAATACCAAGGCAATGGCCCATGATACCACTTCATATCATGAAATTTTAATAGTGTAAAAATCAAAATTGTCTAGAGGGACCATTTTCAAGAGTTCTGGGGGTGCACATTGAACCCAGCCATTAGCAACTTGTCATATTGTTATCTGTTGACTGTTGTTAGGTTTACCGGAATCACTAGATGAATAACGAGATCTTTCTTGTACTAGAGCTTGTGCTCTTGGAAGATTTCACCTGCTTGAGTAAAATGTAACAATGTTTGTTTGCATATGGCTGGATGTTTCTAAGTTATCAGTCGTGATTCTTCATGGGTACTTGGAATATAATCGCTATCCATATATACATTCATGTTAGTGTAGTCAGTTCTAGATCCAGCAATACTTCTTCGATTTAACCAACACCCAAAATCCTTTTATTAAAAGATAGTTCTACTTTCTGTAGTGCACTTTCTCAATTTTGGAGAGAGAGAAGATTCATCTAACCAGGCGTACTTTTATATTTGTTGCAGTGCTACTGTTACGTTTGCGATTCAATTGCTCCTTGTAAATATTGGTATACCCCAGTGGAACACTGTCATGCAACAGCAAACGATTCAAAGTGGAAGATTCTGAGAGAAAATCGGAGACTCGATTTCTGCAAGGACCCAACACTTTTTTGATTATCCTGGGGAGTTTGACGTATCCAATACTCGTCATTGTACAAATACTTCTGCAAGATCAGTTTACAGCTTTTGGTGATACTCGTCAACTGTTTACTGGAACAGTAGTAGTGCACTGATGGAATTTATCTTTTCCACAAAGCTAATATGTGTATAAATTGTTCAGATTCAGACTTCAGAGCTAGTGAAAAATGAAAAGTTTGCTGTATTTTTCAGAAAAATGATCCACATGTTATACCACTGCATTTTCTTTTTGATCGCTGATTGTAGTTCATTGGATTGAGCTCACTGAAAATTTAATGGCGTTGCCAGATGGCCAGGAGTAAGCtcactgatcttgaggtatatcTGAACCAAATTTTCAATTCAACATCCAGAATGTCTTGATCTATTTTTCTGA encodes:
- the LOC113353940 gene encoding uncharacterized protein LOC113353940; translation: MAKKINGIEVIDICSSSDEEDESPFIPYRSINSAMKDENKRKQRVIDDDCLILDFNPFESIDKLSINDAKESEDEDLTVVAEIGQVACRDYPHSRHLCVKFPFNKTPHSSYCKQCYCYVCDSIAPCKYWYTPVEHCHATANDSKWKILRENRRLDFCKDPTLF